The Streptomyces sp. NBC_00236 DNA window TCGGCCATCCTTGATCTGTCCGCGCACCTGGGTGATCTCGAACCAGTCGAGATTGTGCAACGTTTCGGAAGCTCTTGCGACGCCGTTGCGGATTGCCGCGTCCACGCCGTCATGGGAGGTTCCTACGATCTCGGTGACGCGATATGTGTGGTTTGACATGGTGTGTCTCCTCTCGCCCTTACCAAGGTGCCCCACCTCGGTGAGGTTCGCGAGAGATCGCTGAGTGCCGGTCTGTCCGGAACCGCCCTTGACCAAAGGATTGGTCCATACCAAAATCCAGCCACGCCCGTGCGAGCGCAGCCCGCAGTCCCCCACACCGGGTCCGCAAGTCTGTCCTGCCGTTTCGCAGAAGGTGACCCCCGTGAAGAACCGCATGCTCGTCGGAGCCATTGCCCTGATTTCCACTGCCGCGCTGGGCGGGTGCGGAATGATCCCGGGCTCGGGCGGTTCGGGCGACAAGAAGGTCACGATCTGGCTGATGAAGGACAGTGTCACCGGCGACTTCCTGGACCGCTTCAAGGCCTCGTACGAGGACGAGCACTCCTCGGTCGAACTGGAGTTCAAGATTCAGAGCTGGAGCGGAATCGGGCCGAAGGTTCTCGAAGCGCTGGGCGGCAAGGACACCCCGGACGTCATCGAGGTCGGCAACACCCAGGTCGCCCAGTACGCGGAGAGCGGCAATCTCCGCGACCTCACCCTGGAGTCCATGCGTGACCTGGGCAGCGAGGACTGGCTCCCCGGCCTGGCCCAGCCGGGCAGCATCCGCGGCGTCCAGTACGGAATCCCGTGGTACGCGGCCAACCGGGTGGTGATCTACAACAAGGACCTGTTCGAGGAGGCGGGAATCAAAAGCCCGCCGAAGACGCGTGAACAGTGGATCGAGGACACCGAAAAGCTGAACCGGAACGGCAATCAGGGCATGTACCTGCCGGGCCAGAACTGGTACGTGCTCGCTGGATTCATCTGGGACGAGGGCGGCGAACTCGCCGACGACAAGGGTGGGGACTGGCAGGGGCGGCTGGGCACTCCGGCGGCGCTGAGGGGGATGGATTTCTATTCCGAACTCCAGGCCCTGGGCAACGGTCCCAAGAACGCGGACGAGGAAAAGCCCCCGCAGAGCGATGTGTTCGCCAAGGGTGATGTCGCGCAGATCATCTCCACCCCCAGCACCGCGACCCTGATCGAGAAGGCGAACCCGGAACTCAAGGGAAAGCTGGGCTACTTCCCGATACCCGGCAAGACCGCGAAGGCACCGGGTTCCGTCTTCACCGGCGGCTCCGACCTGATCATTCCGCAGAAGGCGGACCAGCGGAGCGCGGGATTCGAGGTCATCAAGGCACTGGCCGGCGCGAAATGGCAGGAGGAGCTCGCCAAGGCCATGAGCTACGTGCCCAACAAGACGTCCCTGGCCCACGTCATCGAGGGCGAGGAGAGCACCGCCGCGATGGCCGAAGGCGCCGCGCGGGGCCACGCGACCCCCAACTCGCCGCAGTGGGCCGCCGTCGAGGCCGCCAACCCGATCAAGCCGTACATGACGGCGGTCCTCCAGGGCAAGGACCCGGCGACCGAGGCGAAGACCGCGTCCGAGAAGATCACCGCGCTGCTCGCCGGCAGCTGACCCGGCAGCTGACCCGGCAGCCGTCGCCCGGCCTCGCGGGGGAGGGTGGGACCCGCGCGCGGCACGGGGGCTTCGCGAGGAGGGCGGGCCGTCGCGCACCACGGGATTCAGCCGTCGCACATCCCCGCTCCCCATGGCGGACACGTCGAATCCAGCCGGTCACGGAAGAAGTAGGAGGGTCCGGGTCATCGCGGCCACGCGAAGGCCCGGCAGCCGCTCCTGCCGACCCGTCCCCGGAGTCCGTCATGCATGTGCTGCCCACCGCCTCCCCCCTCGCCCCGTCCGTCCCGGTACAGCGACCCGACCCCGCCGCCCCGCCGCGCTACCGGGTGTCCCTCGCCGTGGACCAGGCGGAGATACGCGCCGCCCAGCGCCTGCGCCACCAGGTCTTCTCCGCCGAGTTCGGCGCCCGGCTGGACGGACCCGAACCAGGTCTGGACAGCGATGCCTTCGACGCGTACTGCGACCACCTCCTGGTCCGGGAGACGGAGACCGGCGAGATCGTCGCCACGTACCGGCTCCTTCCGCCCGAACGCGCCCGTATCGCCGGACGCCTCTACGCCGAGAGTGAGTTCGACCTCGCCCGGCTCGAACCGGTCCGGGACGACCTGGTCGAGGTCGGCCGCTCCTGCGTCCACCCGGCCCACCGCGACGGCGCCGTCATCGCCCTCATCTGGGCCGGCCTGGCCCGCTACATGGAGCGCAGCGGGCACAACTGGCTGGCCGGCTGCTGCTCGATCCCGCTCTCCGACGGCGGGGCCGTGGCCGCCCGGGCCTGGGACACCGTACGGACGAAGCACCTGGCGCCCGAGGACTACTGGGTCACGCCACACCGCCTGTGGCAGCCCCCGGCCGGGCTCCCGGACGGCCCCGGAGGGCTCTCCTCGCTCCCGCCCCTGCTGCGCGGCTATCTGCGCCTGGGCGCCCGGGTCTGCGGGGCACCCGCACACGACCCCGAGTTCAACGTCGCCGACCTGTACGTCCTGCTCTCGCTCCGCGCCACCGACCCCCGCTACCTGCGCCATTTCCTCTCGCTCGCCCCCCAGCAGTGAGCGCCTGGCTGCCCGTCTCGCCCTGCACCCCGCCCGGCTGCGCCGCCCACGACGGCTCAGCCCGGCATCCGCTCACGGCGACGGCCCTGCTCGTCGCCGGCTGCGCGCTCACCCTCATCGGCGCGCTGTGTACCCCGCTCGTCCTGCTCCTCGGCCGCGCCGCCCGGGAGCGGCTGACCCGGGGCTGGGCGTACGGGGTGGTCCGCGCCTTCGGGGTGCGCGTGCGTGTCGTCGGCCGGGTGGACGGGCACCGGGGCGGGCCGGGGGTCCTGGTCGTCGCCAACCACGTGTCCTGGCTGGACATCCCCCTGGTCGCGGCCGTCTGCCCCGGCCGCATGCTGGCCAAGAGCGACATCAGGCACTGGCCGCTGCTCGGGCCGCTGGCCGCGCTCGGCGGTACTCTCTTCGTCGAGCGCGAACGGCTGCGGGCCCTGCCCGCGACCGTGCACGCCCTGGCGTCGGCGCTGCGGGGCGGGGCGCGCGTCGTGGTCTTCCCGGAGGGCAGCACCTGGTGCGGCCGCGGGCCCGGCGGCCGGTTCCGGCCCGCCGCCTTCCAGGCGGCGATCGACGCCGGAGCCGCCGTCCAGCCGGTCCGCATCCGCTACCTCGGCACCCCCGCGGGGCGCCGGACCCCGGCGGGAGCCGCCGCATTCGTGGGGGACGATCCGCTGGCCGCCTCCCTGTGGCGGGTGGTGCGGGCGGCCGGGCTGACCGCCGAGATCCACGTCCTGCCGTCGATCCCGGCGGGCAGCGTCAACGGCCGCCGCGCACTGGCCGGGCTGGCTCAGTCCACGGTGGCCAGCGACAGCGCGAACCTGCCTGCCGAATCGGTCCACCACTGACTCAGCCGAAGGCCCGCGGCGGCGAGTTCATCGCGCACACCGTCCTTGCGGAACTTCGCCGACACCTCCGTCCGCACCTCCTCACCGTCCTCGAACGGCACCAGCAGATCCAGCTCCGGGATCTTCACCGTGAGTGCCCGGCGGGCCCGCAACCGCATCTCGATCCACTCCTGTTGCGGGTCCCACCGGGCCACATGCTCGAAGTCGTCCGGCGCGAAGTCCGCACCCAGCTCCCGGTCGACGACCGACAGGACGTTCCGGTTGAACGCGGCCGTCACTCCGGCCGCGTCGTCGTACGCCGCGACCAGCACCTTCTCGTCCTTCACCAGATCCGTCCCCAGCAGCAGCGTGTCGCCGGGGGACAGCATCGACCGCACCGACGACAGGAACGCCGCCCGCTCGGCGGGCAGCAGATTGCCGATGGTGCCGCCGAGGAAGGCCACCAGCCGCGGGCCCGGAGTGTCCGGCAGCGACAGCTCCGCGGTGAAGTCGGCGATCAGCGCGTGCACCGACAGCTCCGGCCGCTCCTTGAGCAGTGCGTCCGCCGCACCGCGCAGCGCGCTCTCGCTCACGTCGACCGGAACGTAACTGTGCAGGTCCGCGAGCGCGTCCAGCAGGTGCCGGGTCTTCTCCGAGGAACCCGAACCCAGCTCCACGAGCGTCCGGGCACGGGACGCGGCCGCGATCTCGGCCGCCCGGTCGATCAGGATCTCCCGCTCCGCGCGCGTCGGGTAGTACTCGGGCAGCCGGGTGATCTCCTCGAACAGTTCACTGCCGCGGGCGTCGTAGAACCACTTGGGAGGCAGCGTCTTCGGCTGCCGGGTCAGACCGTGCAGCACATCGGCGCGCAGCGCCGCGTCCGTCGCGTCCACCGGCAGGGTACGGGTCAGCAGAAAGGGACTCACTGGGTGGGCTCCTTGAGCGTGGTCAGCAGGACTTCGGCGCGGGTCGCGGTCAGCAGTGTGCGGTCGGGGGCCTCTT harbors:
- a CDS encoding dodecin: MSNHTYRVTEIVGTSHDGVDAAIRNGVARASETLHNLDWFEITQVRGQIKDGRIEHYQVGLKVGFRLDDPE
- a CDS encoding extracellular solute-binding protein encodes the protein MKNRMLVGAIALISTAALGGCGMIPGSGGSGDKKVTIWLMKDSVTGDFLDRFKASYEDEHSSVELEFKIQSWSGIGPKVLEALGGKDTPDVIEVGNTQVAQYAESGNLRDLTLESMRDLGSEDWLPGLAQPGSIRGVQYGIPWYAANRVVIYNKDLFEEAGIKSPPKTREQWIEDTEKLNRNGNQGMYLPGQNWYVLAGFIWDEGGELADDKGGDWQGRLGTPAALRGMDFYSELQALGNGPKNADEEKPPQSDVFAKGDVAQIISTPSTATLIEKANPELKGKLGYFPIPGKTAKAPGSVFTGGSDLIIPQKADQRSAGFEVIKALAGAKWQEELAKAMSYVPNKTSLAHVIEGEESTAAMAEGAARGHATPNSPQWAAVEAANPIKPYMTAVLQGKDPATEAKTASEKITALLAGS
- a CDS encoding GNAT family N-acetyltransferase, translated to MHVLPTASPLAPSVPVQRPDPAAPPRYRVSLAVDQAEIRAAQRLRHQVFSAEFGARLDGPEPGLDSDAFDAYCDHLLVRETETGEIVATYRLLPPERARIAGRLYAESEFDLARLEPVRDDLVEVGRSCVHPAHRDGAVIALIWAGLARYMERSGHNWLAGCCSIPLSDGGAVAARAWDTVRTKHLAPEDYWVTPHRLWQPPAGLPDGPGGLSSLPPLLRGYLRLGARVCGAPAHDPEFNVADLYVLLSLRATDPRYLRHFLSLAPQQ
- a CDS encoding lysophospholipid acyltransferase family protein, with the translated sequence MSAWLPVSPCTPPGCAAHDGSARHPLTATALLVAGCALTLIGALCTPLVLLLGRAARERLTRGWAYGVVRAFGVRVRVVGRVDGHRGGPGVLVVANHVSWLDIPLVAAVCPGRMLAKSDIRHWPLLGPLAALGGTLFVERERLRALPATVHALASALRGGARVVVFPEGSTWCGRGPGGRFRPAAFQAAIDAGAAVQPVRIRYLGTPAGRRTPAGAAAFVGDDPLAASLWRVVRAAGLTAEIHVLPSIPAGSVNGRRALAGLAQSTVASDSANLPAESVHH
- the egtD gene encoding L-histidine N(alpha)-methyltransferase, which codes for MSPFLLTRTLPVDATDAALRADVLHGLTRQPKTLPPKWFYDARGSELFEEITRLPEYYPTRAEREILIDRAAEIAAASRARTLVELGSGSSEKTRHLLDALADLHSYVPVDVSESALRGAADALLKERPELSVHALIADFTAELSLPDTPGPRLVAFLGGTIGNLLPAERAAFLSSVRSMLSPGDTLLLGTDLVKDEKVLVAAYDDAAGVTAAFNRNVLSVVDRELGADFAPDDFEHVARWDPQQEWIEMRLRARRALTVKIPELDLLVPFEDGEEVRTEVSAKFRKDGVRDELAAAGLRLSQWWTDSAGRFALSLATVD